The Phaseolus vulgaris cultivar G19833 chromosome 10, P. vulgaris v2.0, whole genome shotgun sequence DNA window CACATATCACTTGATCCAAACGCGAATGACAACCTCAAATATGTCTTCGCCAACAACAGTCAAAACTCTACTAATTGATTGAGGACTAGACATAGTACTAGTTATGAGACAAACTatagtattaaaaatataagtataaatTCTTCTTTTCCTTAACTTTATGTACTAacttaaaagataaatttttaaattaatttttttaaagttctttAACAAATTATATATCTAAAGTTAAAAATTATCGTGAGACTATGCACCATAACTACAAAATgcaaaatttacaaaatattttaatacaaaattcAACTCTCACGTATATTTAACGTATTTTCACACATATAATATAAAACTGCAAGTTTTATGAATTGTGTTatgtttcattatttttttaaacattaaattaacttataattgtataaaagaagtaagaataaattaattaatataatattatcatactgtataattaaaaaattatataaagatTCCAAGACACCAACACTTCCTCCCACTTAATTCACTAACCTTAACCTTCTTTCATCTTTTTGTTTTCAATCATCTGTGCAAAACCTGCCCTGTTTCTCTGTACTCTCACTGCACGTTTTCTATTCTCGCCTGCACTGTGTCATTGTCCCTGTCTTCACCCACACCAAAAGATAGTCTCTCTCTTACACACCAAGCTTTTCCTCCTTGCTCACTCACACCATTCTCTCTCTCTAACCAGCATTGAAAAACATGGAACTTTCCTAAACCTGTTCCAAAACGGGAAACTTGAAGAATGATGCACCAATGGGGTTCCAATGTGCAGTTTTCTAGTACAAGGGGTGCGTGGTTTGGTTTATAGGTACAAACTTTGAGGTTTGGAAATTCGTTTGTTTTTCTCCAAAATGTCAAATCCTCAGATGGGTCGTGTGGATTTGGAGCAAGGGAGTCACCAGCGTTCTATGAGTGGCAGTGACACGAGCATGTGCTCTTCTGATGCAGAGAATGGTTCCTGCTACTCCCGTTTCTATTCAACAAATGGTGACCATTATGATGATTGCACCTTTGCATGCGTTTCTGATGCTGCTGATTCCAGAAGGGCTTCTTCTTTTACTGATTGTTCAGTGGAGCTGGAAATTGAAAGTGGGGTTCCTGAAATCATGTTGCATTTGGCCACAGTGGAGAGGGATTGCAGGATTTGTCATCTTGGTTTGGATAGTGGAGTTCCCATTGAATTGGGGTGTTCTTGTAAGGATGATTTGGGTGCTGCTCACAAGAAATGTGCAGAGGCCTGGTTTAAGATTAAAGGGAACAGGTGAGTATAATTTTTaaggttttatcttttcttaggTTATGTCTGGTTTTGAATTGGAACTTGGAAGTCTCAAAGTTTGTCGAAAAAGCAATTTTTGCCTCAGTTTTGTCTTGAAACTCGATTTGAAATGGAGAAAGGGAgagtttttttgttttcaaactcATTTGTAAATGAAGTTAATTGAAGCTCAAACTTAAATTTACAAGTGTTAATCCAACATGCACTTACTTGCATAGTGAAACTTCGTTAATATTTTAgctttcataattttaaaaacaaacaaaaacttGAAAGGCACCTATTGTTGATTTGTTGCATTGCGAATTTGAGTTTATTAACTAGTCATGGCAAAAAGTTACTATTACTTCAGTGGAAGGTATGGATATGATACTCAAAACTGTTGAGTAGAAAGATTCTGAACTGAAGTGTTTAGTTGGTCGGTTAAGAGTAAATGATATGGTTAAATTTGGaatgtaaaataaagaaaattattaaataaaaattaattttaataaaaattaaaatatttagttattatttattaaattagataatattttataaactaaaagaatgattgatatttaaagtagtttctattattaataagaatttataaaataatttttaaattggtatttaatatttaaaatctaaaatatagataattaatttaaatatcaatttaaaattattttataaatttttattaataatagaaactacttagatattaataattttttaatttctaaatttgtatttaatttagttaatatagtgattaattatattttttttaaatttagttgttgTTGTGGTAAGTTGAGGAAAACGAAAGAGAAAGAACTTGGTTAAATGGTCAAAAGATCCACCGTTTCTTTAAGAGAGGGGAATGTTGTAGGAGATTGCATTATTTAAAGAGAACTAAAGAGAAAGGCATAAAGCATTAGCCATTGGCTTGTGCAAGCAAAGTGGGATTCCTTGTTGCTTTGTCCCTTTTCAGAAATTGAggaattttcatattatttcttttcattttctttatctcaAACAAAGTAGTGATTTGATGCCTTCACCCATTTGTTCATGTTTTTGGGATTTCTTTTATAGTCTTGGTGGATGCTTATAGCTTGATGATGTGTCACAAGTGATAATTTAACCAAAAAGTAGAGAATTGATGGTAATTTGGTCGTTTGTGATATATGATGGATGACCTTAAACTTTTAGTATGCTTAATTGATTTGGTCACCAATGTCCAGATCCTAGGCAAATAAATAACTTTAAGGTAAATTATAGCATTCCTGCATGTAAAGGTTCAGCATGTCACTTGCAGATAGTAGAAGAGTTTAAAGGAGTACTATTTTTAGTGTGTATATTTTATTGATGGATTATCTCTTCTATAAATTTAGGTCCATCTATGGAGGaaagatgatttttttcaataatatggTGCAATTTTACATCTTAATTACCAAAATagataaaatcttaaaaaattattaaaattgataagtAATATTAAGATCATACAATGTTAAtgtatttgaattaaaaacacATGATGAAATGTTAAAGTGacataacttatttattttaataacttttaaaattttatatattttaataagtaAGATGTAAAATTTCACCTCATTAACATGTGGAGTTGTTGTGCAGAGAGGTAACCTAACTGTGAGGTATTGACCTAGTGGGGCctcttctatatttttttatttcttttctcttagattatttttatactcaatacatatatgtttttatttataaaaggaAGTTAGCTATAATTTCAATGTTTGGCATATGTGTTTATTACCAAAATAATTTTCTTGCATATATTTATCCACATAAAAGTTTAAAACTTGTTTACTTagtcaaacttttttttatcacactCTCCGTTAGGCTAATGTTCTGGCAAGTGCATAATTAGTGGCTAAATTAAGTGAAATAGAATTTGAATCTTTTCTCTGTTCTTTGATATTTCTCTTCATgtgttttgatttattaataGAAAATTCATGAAATGACTTTTTAGTTGATGGATTTAGAAGAAGCTGCATGGTTTACCAAGCGATTCTTGTGATATTCTCACGAGAGACAAAACATTTAAGAAGGTATCAAGTGAGTTTTGTCTTACTAGGAATAAACACATACGTTAGCTAACAATACACTTTCATTCAATTCGAATAACATTCTTTAGTTTCAATAGTGACGGAATAATTGTTCTCCACCCTTCAAGTATGTTTATGTGCTTTTCCTTTTTATGAGTATAAATTCGTGATTTTGTTATTATACTCTTAGAAAAAGTCTAACATTCATGATTTGATCAAGTGTTTGAAATAACTAAGTGTAAAATGTGGGCATGCTTCGTCTCTAAGACGATAGTATTGATTCAATAACACATTATTTAAGATTCAACTATTTTGTCTGTCAGACAATACAACATTGTGTAGTCTTAGTTTATGTTTGATAAGCATTGGATATACTTAGAtgataaatacaaatttaaactAACCTCATACTACACAAACATATATGCTTAATCTATGATACAAGGAATGTTTGTTACTTTGGTTTGCCAAGAAGATATGCTCAAATACAAGTCTCAAATGATCTTTTGGACAGAGAGCTAAAATTGTTTTCTTCAACAACTCATTGATGCGAGCATTATCAACTCTTGTTATAACTATTTgcttagggtttagggtttagactTTAGAGAAATTCAAGAAAAAACATATTATCCAAGAAGGTATAGTACATATAGTTATTGGGATGTCaagtaaagaagaaaaaacaattaatgTTGCACGGGTGCATTTAGTCCATCATTCAAAATCAAGCTCATTACACTCAAAAGAGTTGAAGTTGCTCAAACTGTCAAAAACATATTTGCCATGGATTTGTTCTCCAATGCCTATTTAAGTCATCCATCAAGAAAAGGAATGAAAGATGAAGTTGCACAGTGATGAAACTGTCAAAATATCCAGTGCcccaaaaaatattatagaataTTATGCATGTTTACTTCTCAAACTAGAAGAAAATGTTTAACCTTGTACACATTGAAAGATGCAACCTCTCTAGTAAGAACCTTGTGATTTGATGATCACTACTTCGAGAATATATCTATTTTAGACAAGAGTGCTTATTTGGCAAAGAATACTCTCGAACGAGGTTATCTAGGAGTTATTGTGGTACAAAAGAATGCTTGGTTTAGCCAAGAGTGGTTGGGTTCAAAAAATACTCTATTTAGTCAGGAGTGGTTGGGTTCAAATAATACTCAGGTTTAGCTATGAGTGATTGGATTCAAAGAATACTCAAGTTTAGTTAGGAGTGATTGCGTTCAAAGATACTCGATTTAGTCAAGAGTGGTGTTGTTCAAAGAATACTCAATTTAGCTAAGAGTGGTTGGGTGATGGAAAACCATCTAGCCACAATCCACAAAATAAGAATGTTGAAGACCTAGAATTTTGTTCAAGAGCTTAAAAACACAATAGACCTAATTGGGCTTTTATTTGTCCTTTGTGGACCCAATAAATAGGACGACTCTATTATGGATAAATGAACAAAGTATCTCATAAAAGGTCTCCATACCATACAACAACAACTAGAGTTTTGACCGTAAGATTATAAGAAGACTAAGTTTTAGCTAACCTTAACAGGTCTAAGTCCTTATCATTTTGGACCAAGTATTAGTCTCAATATTTCATGGGTCATGTATTGGGCCAAGTAACTTAGAATAAATCGGTCTTGTACATTTGGGCTAAATAAAGTAGGGTTTTGGGCTTGTGTGTTAAACTTATGTTAGATTAGGGTTTTGTAAACCTAACTAGGGTTTCAATTGGACTTCCAAGGGCCTAAGAGAAACCTTAGATCGATCATACATCAAGGTGGAGCGCAAGACATATGTGAATGCATGAGGAAAGAGTGAGGGTCATTTAGAAAGCATGAGTGAACATGTGTCACCTTCACTCATGTGCCAATTTCTACTAGGGTTTgaattcaaattaaatttttctaaTGGGTTTGTCTCACCTCTCTCTTGCACAAATTCTTTTATTTCTCTTCAATCACTGAAAACTACTCTTGAGTTTTTAGAATGTTTTAGAAACTCATCTTTCATCTATATATTTTCCATCCAAAGAAGAAACTACAAAGAAGACTAGAAGAAGAGGTGTTTATCACTGGGTCTAAAGAATACCCAAGGGATTAGCCAGAAGTATTACATTTCCAAAGAATACTCAAGACGTTAGTCGAGAGTGACTACATTCTCAAACAGTAGTCAAAGGGATAAGTTAGGAGTGACTATAATTccaaataatatttgtattgtACATTCCAACTTTAGTGTCCTTAATGGAACTCAATCTATTGATTGAAAAGTAGATATAGTTTGTTTTTtcaaatcaaacaaaataaaaatagcttgtgtatttttctttctttttatttcttttactttGCATATTATTTTCGTCTATGTTAATCTAAGAGAAAAAATCACTACTAAAactaaatttgaaaaacagtctTTTAAACAAGTAAATCTATTTAACGAAAAGCTACATTTGTTGTATCTTATCATATAGAACTTACTAAGGGGTATTTATCAGTTCATTTGTCTCATGAAAATATCATCTAAGTATGCAATTTCAGACCAAATTTACGAAcaagatttaaaaattattaaaacacaATCAATCATCTCTTGTGTTGTTTCATGTTTTGTACATATattaagtttgttgttgttgacAACAATGtggcttttttttttcttctatatatCATCCATTGTTAATGCTATGTGAGTTCTCATTTGCTTTGTTTTCATATTCTGTTTAGGAGACAATAATAGTATCTgctaaataaatgataattgaTTATATGTGTTCTCTCTCATACCAGCTTTATCAATATCAGAAGTGTCTCTTAAAGGATAAAGTGACGTTAATTACGAACACATTCTCTAGTTTGTTAATTTATAGGATTTTTTTAAAGAGTGTGTTCAAAATACGTTTGAAAGTGTGTGTTTAGCACTTCTCTAAGTATTAAAGAAACAACTTGAAGGATTATTCACATCTACTTACGTAACTACacaattaaaattgtattaatgAAAAGTAGGGTTCCAACACACTACATTTTcttattagttaaaatttatgattaaaGTGTTCATTAGAGATGGAGTGAATTTAGGATTCGTTATGATAaacttctaaaaaaaatatttctaagaataaaaaataagcaCAAAATGTGCAGCTAGGTTCTCCAAAAGCTAAATAatgcttattaaaaaaaatcattttcattCTTCTATAAGTTAGTTTTTatcttatatataaaaacaaattttagtttagtttatgcagaagtttatttgaattttacttgttttttttttgtcttctagATATTTGTTAAAAGGGTTATTGAAAACATACCCTTTACATCTAACTcttcaatttaaattttgtgtacttctcttattgtattttttgtttgtttaaacTTAGGACATGTGAAATATGTCATTCTATTGCCCAGAACATTGGTGGGGCAAATGAGGAGACAAGTCAGAGTTTGAGTGACAGCAACAATGATATTGTAGCATCCACAATCTCAAGAATAGCTCCTCCACTAGAAACTCGAAGATTTTGGCATAGCCATCGCTTCCTCAATTTTTTGCTTGCTTGTATAGTTTTTGCATTTGTCATATCATGGCTTTTTCACTTCAATATGGCCTCATCATAGTTTTCCCTCAAGCCTCATAGTCttaaagagaaaatgaaaagaatagAAGGGATAAATCACCATCTAAAATCCAGAGATTGTTCCTAAAGAACTGAATGATCTTATACATTAAGGCCTTGCTAGGGCTATGTTACAGGTTTGCATTATACTTTGCCTCCATACAAGTTAATAGTTTGTGACTTTAGTCATTTATTCCTACAATATTGAGCCTCTTTtgtagtagtttttttttttttaatatatatatatatatatatatatatatatatatatatatattctgctAGGTAAAACTAGTCAATACTAAGAACCACAACATCAATTATTCTCCTTGACTCACACAAGATAATAATGTGCATCGTCACATCATTTCTTCATATTTGCTTTTCTTCAAGTCACACAATATAATAATGGGTATTATCACATCACTCCTccataattgtttttttctcttAGGTTGTACAACACAATAAGTTGCATCATCACATCACTCTTCATAGTTGCTTTCTTGAGACCACACAGCAAAATAATATGAATCGTCACATCACTCCTTCATTATTGCTTTTCCTAAGTCAACACAACACAATAGTGTGAATCATTACAACACTTCCTCCACAATTGTTTTTTCACGACTCAAAAAATAGATTCCGCATGCCAAGATTTTCAGTAGCACCAATATACAAATATCATATTCTCTTTTAATGTGCACATGATAATACTTGTATTAAATTTATCATCTAATATACATAGTTCATTGTACTCGTCATAAACAACCATCTTTATCTCTATCTCAATCATTCTCCACTTATAAATTCCAACTTCGACCCACACACCACTTTGAAACCATTTAGCtaacacaaaatatatataaattcttcCTTCTTTCCAAAACTTTTGCTTTCATCTTCAAATGAACCATCATTTCATAACATGCAATGATAATTTTTACAATTATGatcttgttgttgtctttgcaAATGGTCgaataatagaaaatgatgaagGTGACCATTTTGAATGTTCGTCTCCTAAACTTTTCTGCATCCCTCATAATTGTACGTTCTCCCATTTAAAGGATAAATTTTGTGGCGCTTTGGGACTACAAAATCAAACATTGTCGATGAAGTTGTACTACAATCAACCTCAACTAAACTATCATCGTCCAGCTAGAgttgtcaataaaaaaattgtacacGACACAGTACAAATACAAAATGATGCGAACGTCCAACAAATGATTAATCGTTGAAAAAGTACTAAATTTCTTAACCCAAGTGTGCAACATGAAGATTCAACCACAAAAATTGATCTATTTGTCCAAACTAAATATTAACATAGTACAACACTTCAAGAATTGGCTTAGGACTTAGAAGACAATACCTACATCAACCATCTCCACAAAACAACATGCACACTTTTCTAAATTAGTAGTGCTTTCATTGTTATCGTATTTATGTTATATAAATTTCCATGTATCATCTTTCGTCCACctttaaataatatatgaattgtattttaattagttgccatcatatatataatttctctttatattttcttatatatatttataattaaatattattacataatatatatttatatacaactcattctttatttacatcatctttaaatttaattataatttatttaaaatttaaaaatttaaaattatgatttatacacttattttgttgttgttaaacTCAATGATACACTTATTcgcttattttttttataattacatatacatcaacaataaataaattattttttatttataaaatttgtaaacatccaattaatatttttttataaaaaatcccaaaaattttgtttaatttttggtATTACTTATTTTGATATCTTTCACCAACATTTATAATTTCGATaccaatattataatttattatagtttttcattcaatttgaattttattataaaaatatatttacaaatttattataatttattttccgcaattcaattttattataaaaataaaaaaacaaaacaaattttcatttattttttctataatatttaattacatcaaaataaaatatttaatttattctcttgtattaaattatcttttaattttaatattttttttttattttcaaatttatgattctttctatttcaattttataaatatttaaatttactatgcaacaaaatttaataatttaataatttttacctgtcatttaaaatttgttttccccatttgaattaaatttttttaaaaacatttcctacttacaaaaaaaattataaattttatattttttttctttttttctcatttatttTCAACAAATTTCAGAATTTCATCACAAAATCCAGGTCAccacataattgattattatgGATGAACGTTCATACATACACAACTGAAAGTCAAAATcaaaaagtgaattttgaggACGCATTGAACGACCTTCTTCAACTCCTATTCATTATTGAGACAAAAAAATACATCTAAAATTTAAATCCCTGAAAATCAAattctaaaacatttttttacgaaaataaaaaacaaaagtgATAATTCAGCTTCCTAAAAATCAAATTCTCACCGTAAACATAAATCAATGATacttgaaaaaataaatctcaaacagttctattaaaaaaattatttcctaATAGCGTTccacttgaaaaaaaaaaaactcgtaAGTTGAACCAtgcaaataatattatatttaatatatacacacaGACACGCCATATTAATATTGACCCAactgatattaaaatatttaattattatatttgctTTCAACTATAGTATCGTTTTTACCAATAATACTACATgttattcatatttaaattagataatattaacATCTTCTTCAACAACtctaattttttcaaatattaagtTATTTTAATCATTGTGTCGCATTAAGCGTTACTTAAACCAACAATATAAGGGTTTCTTATAGTTAGTTGACactaattaattgaatttttaaaaatgtaaaatatataaaattaaattttacattaaaatatattaaaaagattattttaatctttaaatagAAAGAAACATCATATATGATGATCATATTCTCGATTAAcacaaatataataaatttcattttttttattaaagacaaaattgatattttttaatattatatattacgtgataaaaattacaatataaataatagaaattacatagataaatttttttaacttcaccaaattttttaaaaaatacccTATGACTATAATTATGTTAGTAACTGTAATTTTACttgcattaattatatttgttttcaatatttatttataatattaaaaattgggaaaatatataattttgaccacttatataatttataagcTTGAAATAAACTATTaagtataattatttaattgttttctcTTAGAagtatagtttttaaaatatgatatgtatatataaatatatgattaattaacgttaatttttttaaacagtataaacttattttttatactttacGAAGAATgtttatattatcatttaattataaaaaacttttcaatttttataacaCAAAATCCATGaccaaattttattatatggTACTGTAAAATTTTTGGATACTgagtaaatatattatttgttaagaatattaatttaagaaataaaactaaaatctattttttgtattaatatttttcatttttaaacacTCAACTAATTAAATTGtagtaaattaaaaatcattagaaaaaaaatagttaaaaaaatttataaatttttttaaaaacaagttATTCAAAATTAGcgttgaaaatcaatttttataattattaaaatatagattAGATTAGAAGAGAGGGTTtacctttaattacaaattttggAAGGTTTTGCATTTACTATGTTTCAAAAGAAATATGTAGAAATtaccatttatttttatttccaatATTAATGtgtttaatagtattaattgtATTGGTGCGTTGGTGTAGTTATACATTTAATatagctaaaaaaataattagttttcaaCGGCACGATAAATTAACATCGTTAACAAGTAACTCTTTTCAAAGATGAAACTATCCTAAACATGTGAATTTAAAAATTTGCATGAacaaaaggggaaaaaatgaAGCAAGAATTCCAATAAAAGAAATATGCTTTGTTAAATTCGTAATAAATCTATGGTAGCAAACTATATATAATTCATTACAATTTATAtccatttatttttaatgttaatcTATTTAATCTTAAGTTATACATTtaatagaatttaaaaaatagattgatatatatatatatctctctctctctctctctctctctctctatatatatatatatatatataataacaaatttatttaatttatcaattatatctatttatattattattacaatatatAATTGTAAAGTGATTGTAGTAATTGTTaaagtatatttaaaataaaaacaattactaATCGAGGTAATAAGTGGGCATAGCTCAATAGTAACTCTTTTATCCAAGACTTCAACCACAATCCATGCAAATTAAGAAAGAACTATATCTTAAACAAGCGACTTTAAATATTTGCATActaaaaaacacaaaacaataaattaagaagcataaaataaaaattcagtaAAAAAGGCAATGTTTTTCTAGATTGATAATTGCATGTAGCAAACAAGATACAATTTATTACTCCCTCTAATTACTTTAACTTTAAGTTATAAATTAATTCTAATTTTTCTTATAGAAAATCGTGGGAAGAAACTTGTCCGAAGAAATTGTATAACTATATTATTTAGAATGAATGTAATTacctaaaaaaatagttttacgTCTTATTCCTTTtatattttggtatgaaatttttaccaaacattCTTCATTGTTTATTGAGTAttgactgagatttgagcctcaaATTTGTCCCACAAATTTTGcaataattgttttattaataaCTGTCTGGACTGAAATgaaggtttgtttgtgtatGAAACTGTTAGacttttttcctaggtgaatactcattcatttgacctgaaatttgtcgcgttctGTACCAAATTCAGTtgagattcttacgtgaaatttcaacaaaaaattattccAGGAGAattttccataatttttttgcaaacaaatcctctaccaaaatttatgaaatttcaccctactttctgcaattttattctgctTCCATATTGTGTTGGAAAAACTCACACAAGTACTattatatgttgtttgcacccagctaagcaggcacgtccataaacaaatcacaaaaaagagatataggaaagaaaaacaaggacgttttgttttcagaaaaccagttttgttcactctcggtctgggactgactacgccttattccttcgctcttttggtatgaaatttttaccacatattcgtcattgtgtgtattgagtattggctgagatttgagccccaaattttTCCCACAAAATtcgcaataaatattttattcatcactgccagggttgaaaggaaggttcgatTGTGTATGAAACTATTCGacttttttcctaggtgaatactcatccgtttgacctaacATTTGTCACGttctgtcccaaattcagtcgagattcttacgtggaatttcagaaaaaaaattattctgggagattttttcagaaattgtgtgcaaaccaaggctatctaTCCTATacaaaaatttgtgaaatttcgccctactttttgAAGTTTTATTCTACGTCCATATTGCGTTGGAAAAACtgacacaagtactttcatatgttgtttgcacccgggagattttttcagaaattgtgtgcaaaccaaggctatctaTCCTCTacaaaaatttgtgaaatttcgccctactttttgAAGTTTTATTATGCGTCCATATTGCATTGGAAAAactcacacaagtactttcatatgttgtttgcacccagctAAGGAGGCACACctataaacaaatcacaaaaaggagatatagaaagaaaagtcaggacgttttgttttcggaataccagttttgttcactcttggtttgggacttactacgcctaaCTCCTTTGATCTATCGGAATGAAACTTTTACAAGACATTtgtcattgtgtgtattgaatTTTGGCTAAGGTTTGAGCCCAAAATTCGTTTGACAAGATTCacaataaatgttttattcatcattgccagggccgaaaggaaggttcatttTTGTGTGAAAATGTTCGATTTTTttctaggtgaatactcatctgtttaaCCTGAAATTTTTCACGTTCTGTTCCAAATTCCTTTGAAATTGttatgtggaatttcagaaaaaaattatttcaggagaattttacggaaattttgtgcaaagcAAAGCTATTCTtaccaaaatttgtgaaatttgccctactttctgcaattttattctgcgTCCATATTACGTTGGAAAAactcacacaagta harbors:
- the LOC137819558 gene encoding uncharacterized protein — protein: MSNPQMGRVDLEQGSHQRSMSGSDTSMCSSDAENGSCYSRFYSTNGDHYDDCTFACVSDAADSRRASSFTDCSVELEIESGVPEIMLHLATVERDCRICHLGLDSGVPIELGCSCKDDLGAAHKKCAEAWFKIKGNRTCEICHSIAQNIGGANEETSQSLSDSNNDIVASTISRIAPPLETRRFWHSHRFLNFLLACIVFAFVISWLFHFNMASS